From a region of the Nonlabens dokdonensis DSW-6 genome:
- a CDS encoding Pycsar system effector family protein produces MSDILKITDDFVLNLLKNDLDDKYVYHNYTHTRRVVKSTQEIIDNSELDVKEQKALLLAAWLHDTGYIHGAENHEEESAKIAENFLNEQNQSEELINEVKKLILATKFNDTPVGKLEEIIRDADASHFAKDYYPETSELLKQELQLRGTNFSNKEWRKENIKVFTEKHRYYSAYAIKNWNVLKNENLLKLIKAKKKKKKKYDKEKIKVDLKNQSPERAIQTLFRTTLRNHIKLSDIADTKANILLSVNAIIISLALANIIPKLDQISNRHLLWPTLVLILFSVASIILSIMSTRPNVTSGEFTEEQVRKREVNLLFFGNFHKVPFKKYQSALMSLITDKEEVYESLLKDLWLLGVVLNRKYTLLRWTYTIFMLGIIISVIAFILAFMTTDFEQIKDLAP; encoded by the coding sequence ATGAGCGATATTTTAAAAATTACTGACGATTTTGTATTAAATCTGTTAAAAAATGATCTCGATGATAAATATGTATATCACAATTATACACATACTAGACGAGTAGTTAAAAGTACGCAGGAAATTATCGATAATTCTGAATTAGATGTTAAAGAGCAAAAAGCTTTGCTCCTAGCAGCATGGCTTCATGATACTGGATATATTCATGGTGCCGAAAACCATGAAGAAGAAAGCGCAAAAATTGCAGAAAACTTTCTTAACGAACAGAATCAAAGTGAAGAGCTTATAAATGAAGTAAAAAAACTTATTCTAGCAACTAAATTTAATGATACTCCAGTAGGTAAACTAGAAGAAATCATCAGAGATGCTGATGCTTCTCATTTTGCTAAAGATTATTATCCTGAAACAAGTGAACTTCTTAAACAAGAACTACAATTAAGAGGGACCAATTTTTCTAATAAAGAATGGCGTAAAGAAAATATAAAAGTCTTTACAGAAAAGCATCGCTACTACTCTGCTTATGCCATTAAAAATTGGAATGTACTTAAAAATGAAAACCTTCTTAAATTAATAAAAGCAAAGAAGAAAAAGAAAAAGAAATACGACAAAGAAAAAATTAAGGTAGATCTTAAAAATCAAAGTCCAGAAAGAGCTATTCAAACTCTTTTTAGAACTACACTACGCAATCACATAAAACTTAGTGACATAGCCGATACTAAGGCAAATATCTTATTATCGGTAAATGCAATTATCATTTCACTTGCGCTAGCTAATATAATTCCTAAACTGGATCAAATTTCTAATAGGCATTTGTTATGGCCTACGTTAGTATTAATTTTATTTTCAGTTGCGAGTATCATACTTTCTATAATGTCCACGAGACCTAACGTAACTAGTGGAGAATTTACAGAAGAGCAAGTACGCAAAAGAGAAGTGAACCTATTATTCTTTGGAAACTTTCATAAAGTACCTTTCAAAAAATATCAGAGTGCCTTAATGAGTCTCATTACAGACAAAGAAGAAGTTTATGAATCGTTACTAAAAGATTTATGGCTTCTAGGTGTAGTTTTAAATAGAAAATACACCTTATTAAGATGGACTTATACCATCTTTATGTTAGGAATTATTATCTCGGTAATTGCTTTTATACTAGCTTTTATGACAACAGATTTTGAGCAAATTAAAGATTTAGCTCCTTAA
- a CDS encoding GAF domain-containing protein, whose product MEKISNSDHMIVNLTFKKVVDQYLNRLEDVESNFRKLYISSILRYVDDHEELVSGIKEDEIAFHKESISIMLSDLFPAALTLNEIKAATVPFSDILFNKTQRLKNILNDAGEDFHLQIMTGDSFDTFRMSCGVILNNYYNKAIDLSRPIFVHIPDAKGSDRTYRITYNADFVDININDKEHELSSQDIKELLRSPDDQELWRKSFPKDSYTFNGFGIVSFTDVTMDAAISDLKTILLDSSSSKKDQTDKIKTIFKKIFNLENLQVGFTSFDHFENTFESMIYDDAKSFLLADSSEKHCNNALCADSYSHLIKNFEPLVITDVDDYATKIDNTYLTDNLKKNNIQSAIFYPITKGSELIGVLEIVSLKKFALNSFNVSKIESVAGYIKAALIRTEEEHENSVKALIQTECTSIHPSVQWKFEKEARRILKYRAREKKNEPFRDISFRDIYPIYGQIDIVGSSDARNQAIKKDLMNQMDKVGEIFAFAKAYEKLPIYDQISYRVKEYCNELENTNIDANSERDIIKLLNNEINPVMKHLKTLSPKICELVDVYQSEIDVTSGVIYKNRNDYDNTVQAINDSLTSLIDSKQKEAQDIFPHYFERFKTDGVEHNIYVGKSITSSEEFNIVYLYNLRLWQLQTMIDMENQFYAVQEQLPTVVEAASMILVFDNTLSIRYRIDEKRFDVDGAYNARYEVIKKRIDKANIKGTNERVTQKGKIAIVYTNEETEREYMRYINFLQHNHLIGSNVEHLELEDVQGVIGLKAIRVEVLYNTDASEDTLTYDDLVKELNL is encoded by the coding sequence ATGGAAAAAATATCAAATAGTGATCACATGATTGTCAACCTTACTTTTAAAAAGGTTGTAGATCAATATTTGAACAGACTTGAAGATGTAGAAAGTAATTTTAGAAAACTGTATATCTCTTCAATTCTACGATATGTCGATGATCATGAAGAGTTGGTTTCAGGAATCAAGGAAGATGAAATAGCTTTTCATAAAGAATCGATAAGTATCATGCTTTCTGATTTATTTCCAGCAGCTTTAACTCTCAATGAAATTAAGGCAGCAACGGTTCCATTTTCTGATATACTTTTCAACAAAACCCAACGACTTAAAAACATCCTGAATGATGCTGGTGAAGATTTTCACTTACAAATAATGACAGGAGATTCATTTGATACTTTTAGAATGTCTTGTGGTGTTATTCTTAATAACTACTATAATAAAGCAATAGATCTGAGCAGGCCTATTTTTGTACATATTCCAGATGCTAAAGGTTCTGATCGCACCTATCGAATAACTTATAATGCTGATTTTGTAGACATTAATATCAATGATAAAGAGCACGAGCTGTCGTCACAAGATATTAAAGAGTTGCTACGTTCTCCCGATGATCAAGAACTATGGAGAAAGTCATTTCCTAAAGACAGTTACACATTCAATGGCTTTGGTATTGTTTCTTTTACAGATGTGACCATGGATGCAGCTATATCTGATTTGAAGACTATTTTACTAGATAGTAGTTCTTCTAAAAAAGATCAAACAGATAAGATAAAGACAATTTTCAAAAAGATTTTTAATCTTGAAAACCTTCAGGTAGGATTTACATCTTTTGATCATTTTGAGAATACATTTGAATCCATGATTTATGATGATGCAAAAAGTTTTTTATTAGCAGATAGTAGCGAGAAGCATTGTAATAACGCACTTTGTGCAGACAGTTACAGCCACCTAATTAAGAATTTTGAACCGCTTGTCATAACAGACGTAGACGATTATGCAACTAAAATTGACAACACGTACTTAACAGATAATCTCAAAAAAAATAATATTCAGAGTGCTATCTTTTATCCAATAACTAAAGGAAGTGAATTAATAGGTGTATTAGAAATAGTAAGTCTTAAGAAGTTTGCTTTAAATAGTTTTAATGTTTCTAAAATAGAAAGTGTTGCCGGTTACATAAAAGCAGCGCTAATAAGAACCGAAGAAGAACATGAAAATAGCGTCAAAGCATTGATCCAGACAGAATGTACTTCTATACATCCCAGCGTGCAATGGAAATTTGAAAAGGAGGCGCGTCGTATTTTAAAATATCGAGCAAGAGAAAAGAAAAACGAGCCCTTTAGAGACATTAGTTTTAGAGATATCTATCCTATCTATGGTCAAATAGACATTGTAGGAAGTAGTGATGCTCGTAATCAAGCGATTAAAAAAGACTTGATGAATCAAATGGATAAAGTAGGTGAGATATTCGCATTCGCGAAAGCGTACGAAAAACTACCTATCTACGATCAAATATCTTATCGAGTTAAAGAATATTGCAATGAATTAGAGAATACCAATATCGACGCCAACTCAGAACGTGACATTATTAAGTTGTTGAATAACGAGATCAATCCTGTTATGAAGCACCTTAAAACTTTATCTCCTAAAATATGTGAGCTAGTTGACGTTTATCAATCAGAAATTGATGTGACTTCTGGCGTAATTTATAAGAATAGAAATGATTATGATAATACCGTTCAAGCTATAAACGACTCATTAACAAGTCTTATAGATAGTAAGCAAAAGGAAGCACAAGATATTTTCCCGCATTATTTTGAACGATTTAAAACTGATGGAGTAGAACATAATATTTACGTAGGGAAAAGTATTACCAGCAGTGAAGAATTTAATATTGTTTATCTATACAATTTGAGGTTATGGCAATTGCAAACCATGATCGATATGGAAAATCAGTTTTATGCTGTGCAAGAGCAATTACCTACGGTTGTTGAAGCAGCAAGTATGATACTAGTTTTTGATAATACACTAAGCATTAGATATCGCATAGACGAAAAAAGATTTGATGTAGATGGTGCTTACAATGCTAGGTATGAAGTAATTAAAAAGCGTATTGATAAAGCCAATATAAAAGGCACAAATGAGCGAGTTACTCAAAAAGGTAAAATAGCTATTGTCTATACAAATGAGGAGACAGAGCGAGAATACATGAGATACATTAATTTCTTACAACACAATCACCTCATAGGATCAAACGTGGAACATCTAGAATTAGAAGATGTTCAAGGTGTGATAGGTCTTAAGGCTATAAGAGTCGAAGTTTTGTACAATACTGATGCTAGCGAGGACACTTTAACTTATGACGACCTCGTTAAGGAGCTAAATCTTTAA
- a CDS encoding metallophosphoesterase — protein MIHRLTKQNNILLLLTAIIVTGCASFKAQYKEEVQTTFPDYLEIDKSFYLIGDVGKSPIGGKSDGLLALESYLKTQSTQDDHLIFLGDNIYPTGMPEKDSDFRPYAENHLDAQIDVAKSFKGKTIFIPGNHDWYNEGLKNVEREKKYIEKKLDNKNIWEPKVGCPIEGIDINKDIYLIIVDSQWYLARWDDHPTINDDCDQIKTREQFFLEIEGEFKKNQDKTIVFALHHPLYTNGIHGGQYAAIKHLYPSQSAIPVPILGSLATQIRTSGGVSAQDKQNKRYQEMVDRIATLARASAAPRIIFTSGHEHTLQYIEHEGIRQIVSGSGAKESYATLSNDGLFSYGGQGFARLDVMKDGSSWVRYFGFENGKEKLLFAHQAIGTPINFDLEKLPDDYPAFAKASIYDKERVEKSAVFESVWGNKYRDLYGTEINAKVGILDSLKGGLTVMRSGGGHQTRSLRLVDKDGKEYNLRALKKSAVQFLQTTVFKENTVAASFEDTTAEDLLFDFYTAAHPYAALTVPKLSDAVGIYHTNPEIYFIPKQLALGKYNTAYGDELYLLEERPEEHHLDQESFGKPDDIESTADIFEKLREDEKFTIDQKAFVKARIFDMLIGDWDRHQDQWRWSQFKQDDGSSIFVPIPRDRDQVYSNFDGALFATLRVMIGLTNQFATYDDDIDNVKWFNTAATYLDRNLAQEADREVWINQAEYIKNNLSDAVIEEAFKELPAEIYPDASTEKIIKNMKLRRDDIVKITERYYDYLAKLAIVTATDKDDFIVIDRFEKGKTRITVYRNKDGEKADVVLDRVFLKSETNEIWVYALDDDDIIQAVGNAKGKIKVRVIGGQNNDIYDLENGDAISIYDHKSKENTFKNKGGARIRLSDKYNRNHYNPKKNISTVNSLTPSIGFNPDDGFRIGVQNTFVFNGFNRNPNTRVHKIRAGYYFATQGFDVNYNGTFAGIFNQMNLTVKARFSGPTFAENFFGLGNETVNNDDDLGFDFNRVRLSEFTTGVGVSYKGEYGSNLNAGLEVQSFQVEADQGRFLESIFADPSTNPEFFERKWFVELNGGYNYESYDNNLNPTRGMIFDVKAGVNADKDDLDNTFGYFQPKLGFYNALSRNRKLVLKTLTQATINIGDGFNFYQSAQLGQNTGLRGYRTQRFSGESAFAGTADVRYSFNEFKTGLVPLQIGVFGGVDVGRVWLDGEDSEIWHNNYGGGFWVNSSKAIGATFNLFHGEDGLRFSFQVGFSF, from the coding sequence ATGATTCATAGACTTACAAAGCAAAATAACATTCTTTTATTACTTACAGCAATAATTGTCACAGGATGTGCCAGTTTTAAAGCCCAATATAAAGAAGAAGTACAAACTACATTTCCTGATTACTTAGAAATAGATAAATCTTTCTATCTTATAGGTGATGTAGGTAAATCACCTATAGGTGGTAAAAGCGACGGATTACTGGCTCTCGAGAGCTATTTGAAAACACAATCTACACAAGACGATCACCTCATATTTTTAGGTGATAATATTTATCCTACTGGAATGCCAGAGAAGGATTCTGATTTTAGACCTTATGCCGAAAATCATCTGGATGCGCAAATAGATGTCGCTAAGTCTTTTAAAGGAAAAACAATTTTTATACCTGGTAATCATGACTGGTACAATGAAGGACTTAAAAATGTGGAGCGAGAAAAAAAATACATTGAGAAAAAACTTGACAATAAAAATATCTGGGAACCTAAAGTAGGTTGTCCTATTGAGGGCATAGATATTAATAAAGATATTTATTTAATAATCGTTGATAGTCAGTGGTACCTTGCAAGATGGGATGATCATCCTACTATTAATGATGATTGTGATCAAATAAAAACTCGTGAGCAATTCTTTCTTGAAATAGAAGGAGAATTTAAGAAAAATCAAGATAAGACTATTGTTTTTGCGTTGCACCATCCTTTGTATACTAATGGAATTCACGGTGGACAGTATGCTGCAATTAAGCATTTATATCCTTCTCAATCTGCTATTCCAGTACCTATTTTAGGATCTTTGGCTACACAAATCAGAACCAGCGGTGGCGTGAGTGCTCAGGATAAACAAAATAAGAGATACCAAGAAATGGTAGATAGAATCGCTACTCTTGCAAGAGCTTCAGCGGCTCCTAGAATCATATTTACGAGTGGTCATGAGCATACACTTCAATACATTGAGCATGAAGGCATACGACAGATTGTTTCGGGAAGTGGAGCAAAAGAAAGCTATGCGACTTTAAGTAATGACGGTTTGTTCTCTTATGGTGGTCAAGGTTTTGCTCGACTCGATGTCATGAAAGATGGGAGCAGTTGGGTTCGTTATTTTGGTTTTGAAAATGGGAAAGAAAAGCTGTTATTTGCGCATCAAGCTATAGGAACACCTATAAACTTTGATTTAGAGAAATTACCAGATGATTATCCCGCTTTCGCGAAAGCGAGTATATATGACAAAGAACGAGTAGAAAAAAGCGCCGTTTTTGAATCTGTATGGGGAAATAAATACAGGGACTTGTATGGTACTGAAATCAATGCCAAAGTAGGAATATTAGATTCCTTAAAAGGAGGACTGACCGTAATGCGATCAGGTGGAGGACACCAGACGCGTTCATTGAGACTTGTAGATAAAGATGGTAAAGAGTACAATTTACGAGCATTGAAGAAAAGTGCGGTGCAGTTCCTACAAACCACTGTGTTTAAGGAAAATACTGTTGCAGCATCTTTTGAAGACACGACAGCTGAAGATTTGCTGTTTGATTTTTATACCGCTGCCCATCCGTACGCAGCACTTACAGTCCCTAAATTGAGTGATGCGGTAGGAATTTATCATACAAATCCAGAGATTTACTTTATTCCTAAGCAACTTGCACTAGGAAAATACAATACTGCCTACGGTGACGAACTTTATTTATTGGAAGAACGTCCCGAAGAGCATCATTTAGATCAAGAAAGCTTTGGAAAACCTGATGATATAGAAAGTACTGCCGATATTTTTGAAAAGTTAAGGGAAGATGAAAAGTTTACCATAGATCAGAAAGCCTTTGTAAAAGCTCGCATCTTTGACATGTTAATAGGAGATTGGGACAGGCATCAAGATCAATGGCGCTGGTCTCAATTTAAGCAAGATGATGGCAGCAGTATTTTTGTTCCTATTCCTAGAGACCGAGATCAAGTGTATTCAAACTTTGACGGTGCTTTGTTTGCAACATTGAGAGTAATGATAGGACTTACAAATCAATTTGCGACCTACGACGATGATATAGATAATGTAAAATGGTTCAATACTGCAGCAACATACTTAGATAGAAACCTTGCCCAAGAGGCAGATCGAGAAGTATGGATCAATCAAGCAGAATATATTAAGAATAACTTGTCTGACGCAGTAATTGAGGAGGCGTTCAAAGAATTACCAGCCGAAATTTATCCAGATGCTTCTACTGAAAAGATCATCAAAAACATGAAGTTGAGACGTGATGATATTGTAAAAATCACAGAGCGATACTACGATTATCTTGCAAAATTAGCAATTGTCACAGCTACAGATAAAGATGATTTTATAGTTATTGACAGGTTTGAAAAAGGGAAAACGCGTATAACAGTTTATAGGAATAAAGATGGTGAAAAAGCTGATGTAGTTTTAGACCGTGTATTTTTAAAGAGTGAGACTAACGAAATATGGGTTTATGCATTAGATGATGATGATATTATTCAAGCGGTAGGAAATGCCAAAGGAAAAATTAAAGTACGAGTTATAGGTGGTCAAAATAATGACATTTATGATCTGGAAAATGGAGATGCCATTTCTATATATGATCACAAATCAAAAGAAAACACCTTTAAAAATAAAGGAGGCGCAAGAATTAGGCTATCAGATAAATATAATAGGAACCATTATAATCCTAAAAAGAATATCTCAACGGTAAACTCCTTGACACCTAGCATAGGGTTTAACCCAGATGATGGCTTTAGGATTGGAGTTCAAAACACCTTTGTATTTAATGGTTTTAATCGTAATCCAAATACAAGAGTTCATAAAATTAGAGCTGGATATTATTTTGCTACCCAAGGTTTTGATGTGAACTACAACGGGACTTTTGCTGGAATCTTTAACCAGATGAATCTTACGGTAAAAGCAAGATTTTCTGGACCTACGTTTGCAGAGAATTTCTTTGGTTTAGGTAATGAAACTGTAAATAACGATGATGATCTAGGATTTGATTTTAATCGTGTGCGTCTAAGTGAGTTTACCACTGGAGTAGGAGTAAGCTATAAAGGTGAATATGGTTCTAATTTGAATGCTGGTCTTGAGGTTCAAAGTTTTCAAGTAGAGGCAGATCAAGGTAGATTTTTAGAGTCTATTTTTGCTGATCCTTCAACTAACCCTGAATTTTTTGAGCGTAAATGGTTCGTAGAATTGAATGGTGGTTATAATTATGAAAGCTACGATAACAACTTAAATCCAACTCGAGGGATGATATTTGATGTTAAAGCTGGAGTAAATGCTGATAAAGATGATTTAGATAACACTTTTGGATACTTCCAACCCAAATTAGGTTTTTACAATGCTTTAAGTCGTAATCGTAAGTTAGTACTCAAAACTTTAACTCAAGCTACTATAAATATAGGTGATGGTTTTAATTTTTATCAAAGCGCACAATTAGGTCAGAATACAGGTTTAAGAGGTTATAGAACTCAACGATTTTCAGGAGAAAGTGCTTTTGCTGGAACTGCTGATGTACGATACAGTTTTAATGAGTTTAAAACAGGTCTAGTTCCTTTACAAATAGGAGTATTTGGAGGAGTAGATGTAGGTAGAGTGTGGCTTGATGGTGAGGATAGTGAAATATGGCATAACAATTATGGAGGTGGATTTTGGGTAAATAGCTCAAAAGCAATAGGAGCAACTTTCAATCTCTTTCATGGTGAAGACGGACTAAGGTTTAGTTTTCAAGTCGGTTTTAGTTTTTAA
- a CDS encoding TlpA disulfide reductase family protein, whose product MKYLFIFLSLIAVNQCNEVQKETHFIEGNASGVANGMRVYLNELDENGRTQVIDTSIVMEENFYFDQKEKLAGEEIRFITLDGSEGNFVLLVKNDPLKVELRKDTLIKSTVVGSKANDELKTFKERQSVYVSTSRKYQGERVAALKGGDNAKAAAVVSKWTQAENEFKDYAVKTMTDNNSSIIAPMILGEMLQSKFLDAKASRNYYNAFDEHIKNSIMAQRIDTFLKKAESVAVGAKAPDFEGTSPDGKIIKLSDVLGKVTLIDFWASWCGPCRRENPNVVNAYNKYHSKGFNILSVSLDRPNGEKAWKDAIIKDKMDWNHISRLMYFGPLAKLYNVNAIPATFLLDENGVIIATNLRGQQLHNKLEELLGSS is encoded by the coding sequence ATGAAGTACTTATTTATATTTCTTTCCCTAATCGCTGTTAATCAATGTAATGAAGTTCAAAAAGAAACTCACTTTATAGAAGGAAATGCCTCTGGTGTAGCAAACGGTATGCGTGTATATCTAAATGAGCTCGATGAAAATGGGCGCACTCAAGTAATTGATACCAGTATTGTCATGGAGGAGAACTTTTACTTTGACCAAAAAGAAAAATTAGCAGGTGAGGAAATACGTTTTATTACTCTTGATGGTAGTGAAGGTAATTTTGTTCTTTTAGTTAAAAATGACCCATTAAAAGTAGAACTTAGAAAAGATACTCTTATTAAAAGTACTGTTGTAGGAAGTAAAGCAAATGATGAATTAAAGACTTTTAAAGAACGACAATCTGTTTATGTCTCCACGTCTAGGAAATATCAAGGTGAGCGAGTAGCGGCACTTAAAGGTGGAGATAACGCTAAAGCTGCAGCTGTTGTTAGCAAGTGGACTCAAGCAGAAAATGAATTTAAGGATTATGCTGTTAAAACAATGACCGATAATAATTCTAGTATTATAGCTCCTATGATTTTAGGAGAAATGCTTCAAAGTAAATTTTTAGATGCTAAAGCCTCTAGAAACTACTACAATGCTTTTGATGAGCACATCAAAAATTCGATCATGGCGCAAAGAATTGATACTTTCCTAAAAAAAGCCGAATCTGTAGCCGTAGGTGCTAAAGCTCCTGACTTTGAAGGAACAAGTCCCGATGGAAAAATTATCAAGCTAAGTGACGTTTTAGGAAAAGTAACACTCATTGATTTTTGGGCGTCATGGTGTGGTCCTTGTCGTAGAGAAAACCCTAATGTGGTGAATGCCTACAATAAATATCATTCTAAAGGATTTAATATTCTAAGTGTATCACTTGATCGTCCTAATGGAGAGAAAGCTTGGAAAGATGCTATTATCAAAGATAAAATGGACTGGAATCATATTTCTCGATTGATGTACTTTGGTCCACTCGCAAAACTGTATAATGTAAACGCTATTCCTGCTACATTTTTACTGGATGAAAATGGAGTAATTATTGCCACTAATTTGAGAGGCCAGCAATTGCATAACAAGTTAGAAGAATTATTAGGATCTTCTTAG
- a CDS encoding lysophospholipid acyltransferase family protein, translating to MQALAFYLAYHFLWVISRLPFPVVYLLSDFLYLIVYYLIGYRKDVIKKNLKIAFPHKSEKEIVQLAKKSTQHFCDIFIEMIKSMGMSKKAMNKRFICKNPEMVNAFAKANQPIIVMFGHQASYEWTMVLDEILDYKVYAIYKPIKNKKFNDLIVDIRKKFNSELIAMKEATAVMKKSAENEAALFALVADQSPKAARAQYFTNFFNTPSAVFKGAERIAKEYATAVAFLRIAKVKRGYYETEFVLISNNGAETEDWEITDTFFQLLEEQIIKQPEYYLWSHKRWKSTLENTKRAVELSPRVQQ from the coding sequence ATGCAAGCCCTTGCTTTTTATCTCGCATATCATTTTCTATGGGTGATTTCTCGCCTTCCATTTCCCGTGGTTTATTTATTAAGTGACTTTTTATATCTAATCGTTTATTACCTAATAGGATACCGCAAGGACGTCATAAAGAAAAATTTAAAAATAGCCTTTCCTCATAAATCCGAAAAGGAGATTGTGCAATTGGCTAAAAAAAGTACTCAACATTTCTGCGACATTTTCATTGAGATGATTAAATCCATGGGAATGAGTAAAAAAGCGATGAACAAAAGATTTATTTGTAAGAATCCTGAAATGGTTAACGCTTTCGCGAAAGCGAATCAACCCATAATTGTGATGTTCGGTCATCAAGCGAGTTATGAATGGACTATGGTTCTAGATGAGATTTTAGATTATAAGGTTTATGCCATTTATAAACCTATAAAAAATAAAAAATTCAATGACTTGATTGTCGATATCAGAAAAAAATTTAATAGTGAATTGATTGCTATGAAAGAAGCCACGGCGGTAATGAAAAAATCTGCTGAAAATGAAGCAGCTCTTTTTGCACTAGTTGCAGATCAGTCGCCAAAAGCTGCAAGAGCACAATATTTCACTAACTTTTTTAATACTCCTAGCGCTGTTTTTAAAGGTGCAGAGCGCATTGCAAAAGAATATGCAACTGCTGTAGCTTTTCTGAGAATTGCAAAAGTAAAAAGAGGCTATTATGAGACTGAGTTTGTTTTAATCTCTAATAATGGAGCCGAGACTGAAGATTGGGAAATTACAGACACATTTTTCCAACTGCTTGAAGAGCAAATCATCAAGCAGCCAGAATATTATTTATGGTCCCATAAAAGATGGAAGTCCACCTTAGAGAATACTAAGCGTGCTGTTGAGCTATCTCCTCGAGTTCAGCAATAA
- a CDS encoding rhomboid family intramembrane serine protease gives MFNLDIVTVIIIISNVIVSFKGFKDYIFRSNYLFNIAGIQRGEQYRFFTSGFLHSNQNHLFFNMLTLFFFAGTVVYKLGDVKFLIIYFASLLGGNFLSYLIHREEYHYSALGASGAVSGIIYSAILLDPTMRIYFGIPGWLFGIGYLIYSFYGMKKLNDNIGHDAHFGGAVAGVLLTLVYDYSLIFTNTITVIAMFLTIVVLFILMKVMKN, from the coding sequence ATGTTCAACTTAGATATTGTCACAGTAATTATCATTATTTCTAACGTAATTGTAAGCTTCAAGGGGTTCAAAGATTACATTTTTAGGTCTAATTATCTTTTTAATATTGCAGGAATTCAAAGAGGTGAACAATATCGTTTCTTTACAAGTGGTTTTCTTCATTCTAACCAGAACCATTTATTTTTTAATATGTTGACATTGTTCTTTTTTGCAGGAACTGTGGTTTACAAATTAGGAGATGTAAAATTCCTAATTATATATTTTGCTAGCTTGTTAGGCGGTAATTTTTTAAGTTACCTTATTCACAGAGAAGAATATCATTATAGTGCATTGGGAGCAAGTGGTGCGGTCTCAGGAATTATTTATAGTGCTATTTTATTAGATCCTACTATGAGAATTTATTTTGGCATACCAGGATGGCTTTTTGGAATAGGTTATTTAATTTATTCCTTTTATGGGATGAAAAAACTAAATGATAACATAGGACATGATGCACATTTTGGTGGAGCAGTAGCAGGTGTATTATTGACTCTGGTATATGATTATAGCCTCATATTTACAAATACCATTACAGTCATTGCCATGTTCTTAACTATTGTTGTGCTTTTTATCTTAATGAAAGTTATGAAAAACTAA
- a CDS encoding alpha/beta hydrolase: MKYLINYSLFFIIASMLSCKDNSPKNIFEVKSTAEVEQATTIHSSSNDTIIYFIDFKSKFVDSRNVEVWLPKNYPEKNVKYQVLYMHDGQNVFNKETSYSGVAWEIEEKVDSLLAINAIRPTIVVGIWNNGEKRFSEYMPQLPKSLSESAFAKAELKKNFGSDKLLSDNYLKFMTQELLPFVNEKFQTSKEPEHTITMGASMGAHISLYAMIKYPDTFGKAGCLSTHWPIPYLGQAFMDELPTSVPEPTFHKIYFDHGTKTLDKVYEPHQLKVNDMFYQLGYTDQNLLYRKFEGHEHSEKYWQQRVALPLEFLLK, encoded by the coding sequence ATGAAATATTTAATCAATTACTCCTTATTCTTTATAATCGCCAGCATGCTAAGCTGCAAAGACAATTCCCCCAAGAATATATTTGAAGTCAAGTCAACCGCTGAAGTGGAGCAAGCTACAACAATTCATTCTTCAAGTAACGACACTATCATTTATTTTATTGATTTCAAGTCAAAATTTGTTGACAGTCGTAATGTAGAAGTATGGTTGCCTAAAAATTACCCAGAAAAAAACGTAAAGTATCAAGTGCTTTACATGCACGATGGTCAGAATGTGTTTAATAAAGAGACTTCCTACTCTGGTGTCGCTTGGGAAATTGAAGAAAAAGTAGATTCACTTCTTGCCATAAACGCTATACGTCCTACGATAGTTGTGGGAATCTGGAATAATGGAGAGAAGCGCTTTAGTGAGTATATGCCTCAATTACCTAAGAGTTTAAGTGAGTCCGCTTTCGCGAAAGCGGAATTAAAGAAGAACTTCGGCAGCGATAAACTACTTAGCGACAATTATTTAAAGTTCATGACTCAAGAGCTACTACCGTTTGTAAATGAAAAGTTTCAAACTTCCAAAGAGCCAGAACATACCATAACCATGGGAGCCTCCATGGGAGCGCACATTTCTTTATATGCAATGATCAAATATCCAGATACGTTTGGGAAAGCAGGCTGTTTGAGTACGCACTGGCCTATACCCTATTTAGGTCAAGCGTTTATGGATGAATTACCTACATCAGTTCCAGAGCCTACTTTTCATAAAATTTACTTTGATCATGGAACTAAAACTTTAGATAAGGTTTATGAACCACACCAGTTAAAAGTGAATGACATGTTTTACCAACTAGGTTATACAGATCAAAATTTATTGTACAGAAAGTTTGAAGGTCATGAACATAGTGAGAAATACTGGCAACAGCGAGTAGCATTACCTCTAGAGTTCTTATTGAAGTAA